One genomic window of Mus musculus strain C57BL/6J chromosome 4, GRCm38.p6 C57BL/6J includes the following:
- the Snip1 gene encoding smad nuclear-interacting protein 1 isoform 2 (isoform 2 is encoded by transcript variant 2) yields the protein MVKVKQEREDHPRRGREDRQHREPSEQEHRRARNSERDRHRGHSRQGRSSDERPVSGQDRDRDSQNLQAQEEERDFHNARRREHRQQNESAGSEAQEVIPRPAGNRSKEVPVKEKPSFELSGALLEDTNTFRGVVIKYSEPPEARIPKKRWRLYPFKNDEVLPVMYIHRQSAYLLGRHRRIADIPIDHPSCSKQHAVFQYRLVEYTRADGTVGRRVKPYIIDLGSGNGTFLNNKRIEPQRYYELKEKDVLKFGFSSREYVLLHESSDTSELDRKEDEDDEEEEMVSDS from the exons ATGGTCAAAGTGAAgcag GAACGTGAGGACCATCCTCGGAGAGGACGAGAGGATCGGCAGCACCGGGAACCATCAGAACAGGAGCACAGGAGAGCTCGGAACAGTGAGCGAGACCGGCACCGGGGCCATTCCCGCCAAGGGAGGAGCTCTGATGAGAGGCCCGTCAGTGGACAGGATCGGGATAGAGACAGCCAGAACCTGCAGgcccaggaagaagagagggacttTCATAATGCCAGGCGCCGGGAGCACCGCCAGCAGAATGAAAGTGCTGGCAGTGAGGCTCAGGAGGTGATCCCTCGTCCTGCTGGGAACAGAAGCAAAGAGGTGCCCGTTAAAGAGAAACCAAGCTTTGAACTTTCTGGGGCACTTCTTGAGGACACCAATACCTTCCGGGGTGTGGTTATTAAATACAGTGAGCCCCCAGAAGCCCGGATCCCCAAAAAACGGTGGCGCCTCTACCCCTTTAAAAATGATGAGGTACTTCCAGTCATGTACATCCATCGGCAGAGTGCATACCTTCTGGGTAGACATCGACGCATCGCAGACATTCCCATCGACCATCCCTCTTGCTCAAAGCAACATGCAGTCTTCCAGTACCG GCTTGTGGAGTACACCCGTGCTGACGGCACGGTTGGTCGGAGGGTGAAGCCCTACATTATCGACCTTGGCTCAGGCAATGGAACATTCTTGAACAACAAGCGTATTGAGCCACAGAGATATTatgaactgaaagaaaaagacGTACTTAAATTTGGGTTCAGTAGCAGAGAATATGTCTTGCTTCATGAGTCTTCAGACACCTCTGAACTTGACaggaaggaagatgaagatgatgaggaggaagaaatggTATCTGACAGCTAG
- the Snip1 gene encoding smad nuclear-interacting protein 1 isoform 1 (isoform 1 is encoded by transcript variant 1), with product MKAGKSERERSGRRRHRSGDALTTVVVKQERLSPEPVAHRRPDAPAASLSPPAAEPGHSGHRGSRARSPAKKKSKSSGRRSKSPRTKRSQSPHYPMVKVKQEREDHPRRGREDRQHREPSEQEHRRARNSERDRHRGHSRQGRSSDERPVSGQDRDRDSQNLQAQEEERDFHNARRREHRQQNESAGSEAQEVIPRPAGNRSKEVPVKEKPSFELSGALLEDTNTFRGVVIKYSEPPEARIPKKRWRLYPFKNDEVLPVMYIHRQSAYLLGRHRRIADIPIDHPSCSKQHAVFQYRLVEYTRADGTVGRRVKPYIIDLGSGNGTFLNNKRIEPQRYYELKEKDVLKFGFSSREYVLLHESSDTSELDRKEDEDDEEEEMVSDS from the exons ATGAAGGCGGGGAAAAGCGAGCGGGAGCGGAGCGGCCGGCGGCGACACCGGTCAGGCGACGCTCTGACGACCGTGGTGGTGAAACAGGAGCGTCTGAGCCCCGAACCCGTCGCGCACCGCCGGCCCGACGCTCCAGCCGCTAGCCTGTCCCCGCCCGCCGCCGAGCCTGGCCACTCGGGTCACCGCGGGAGCCGAGCCCG GTCCCCAGCCAAGAAGAAAAGCAAGTCCTCTGGGAGAAGAAGCAAGTCACCACGGACCAAGAGAAGCCAGAGTCCCCACTACCCCATGGTCAAAGTGAAgcag GAACGTGAGGACCATCCTCGGAGAGGACGAGAGGATCGGCAGCACCGGGAACCATCAGAACAGGAGCACAGGAGAGCTCGGAACAGTGAGCGAGACCGGCACCGGGGCCATTCCCGCCAAGGGAGGAGCTCTGATGAGAGGCCCGTCAGTGGACAGGATCGGGATAGAGACAGCCAGAACCTGCAGgcccaggaagaagagagggacttTCATAATGCCAGGCGCCGGGAGCACCGCCAGCAGAATGAAAGTGCTGGCAGTGAGGCTCAGGAGGTGATCCCTCGTCCTGCTGGGAACAGAAGCAAAGAGGTGCCCGTTAAAGAGAAACCAAGCTTTGAACTTTCTGGGGCACTTCTTGAGGACACCAATACCTTCCGGGGTGTGGTTATTAAATACAGTGAGCCCCCAGAAGCCCGGATCCCCAAAAAACGGTGGCGCCTCTACCCCTTTAAAAATGATGAGGTACTTCCAGTCATGTACATCCATCGGCAGAGTGCATACCTTCTGGGTAGACATCGACGCATCGCAGACATTCCCATCGACCATCCCTCTTGCTCAAAGCAACATGCAGTCTTCCAGTACCG GCTTGTGGAGTACACCCGTGCTGACGGCACGGTTGGTCGGAGGGTGAAGCCCTACATTATCGACCTTGGCTCAGGCAATGGAACATTCTTGAACAACAAGCGTATTGAGCCACAGAGATATTatgaactgaaagaaaaagacGTACTTAAATTTGGGTTCAGTAGCAGAGAATATGTCTTGCTTCATGAGTCTTCAGACACCTCTGAACTTGACaggaaggaagatgaagatgatgaggaggaagaaatggTATCTGACAGCTAG